One part of the Perognathus longimembris pacificus isolate PPM17 chromosome 10, ASM2315922v1, whole genome shotgun sequence genome encodes these proteins:
- the Hsd11b2 gene encoding 11-beta-hydroxysteroid dehydrogenase type 2 — protein sequence MERWSWPSGGAWLLVAARALLQLLRADLRLGRPLLAALALLAALDWLCQRLLPPPAALAVLAAAGWITLSRLARPPRLPVATRAVLITGCDTGFGKETAKKLDAMGFTVLATVLDLNSPGALELRACCSSRLKLLQMDLMKPADIGRVLEFTKAHTASTGLWGLVNNAAINDVVADVELSPVATFRNCMEVNFFGALELTKGLLPLLRRSRGRIVTIGSPAGDMPYPCLAAYGTSKAAIALLMDTFSCELLPWGIKVSVIQPGCFKTESVTNVNHWEKRKQLLLASMPGELLQAYGEDYIEHLHGQFLHSLQMALPDLSPVVDAITDALLAARPRRRYYPGRGVGIMYFIHYYLPEGLRRRFLQTYFISHCLPRALRPGQPGPIPAQIISREPNPNPDPSPVVSR from the exons atGGAGCGCTGGTCTTGGCCGTCGGGCGGCGCCTGGCTGCTCGTGGCGGCCCGCGCGCTGCTGCAGCTGCTGCGCGCGGACCTGCGTCTGGGCCGCCCGCTGCTGGCGGCGCTGGCGCTGTTGGCCGCGCTCGACTGGCTGTGCCAGCGCCTGCTGCCCCCGCCGGCCGCGCTCGCCGTGCTGGCTGCGGCTGGCTGGATCACGTTGTCCCGCCTGGCGCGCCCGCCTCGCCTACCGGTGGCCACTCGCGCGGTGCTCATCACCG GCTGTGACACTGGTTTTGGCAAGGAGACGGCCAAGAAACTGGATGCCATGGGCTTCACAGTGCTGGCCACAGTATTGGATTTGAATAGCCCTGGGGCCCTAGAGCTACGTGCCTGCTGTTCCTCACGCCTGAAACTGCTACAGATGGACCTGATGAAGCCAGCAGACATTGGCCGTGTGCTAGAGTTCACCAAGGCTCATACCGCCAGCACTG GCCTGTGGGGCCTGGTCAACAATGCTGCCATCAACGATGTCGTGGCAGATGTGGAGCTATCTCCTGTGGCCACATTCCGCAATTGCATGGAGGTAAACTTCTTTGGTGCACTTGAGCTAACCAAGGGCCTCCTGCCACTTCTGCGCCGCTCAAGGGGTCGAATTGTGACCATAGGCAGTCCAGCAG GAGACATGCCATATCCATGCTTGGCAGCCTATGGAACTTCCAAGGCAGCCATAGCTCTGCTTATGGACACGTTCAGCTGTGAACTGCTTCCCTGGGGGATCAAAGTCAGTGTCATCCAGCCTGGCTGCTTCAAAACAG AGTCGGTGACCAATGTGAATCACTGGGAGAAGCGGAAGCAACTGCTACTGGCCAGTATGCCTGGAGAGCTGCTGCAGGCCTATGGTGAAGACTACATCGAGCACCTGCATGGGCAGTTCCTTCATTCACTTCAAATGGCATTGCCTGACCTCAGCCCGGTTGTAGATGCCATCACTGATGCTCTGCTGGCAGCTCGGCCACGTCGCCGCTATTACCCAGGCCGTGGTGTGGGGATCATGTACTTCATCCACTACTACCTGCCTGAGGGCCTCCGCCGCCGCTTCCTACAGACCTACTTCATCAGTCACTGTCTGCCCCGAGCACTGCGGCCTGGCCAGCCTGGCCCTATCCCTGCCCAGATCATATCCCGGgaaccaaacccaaacccagacccTTCCCCAGTGGTGTCCCGGTAA